A single genomic interval of Trueperaceae bacterium harbors:
- the coxB gene encoding cytochrome c oxidase subunit II → MTRWFRSALVPILAALLLSGCDFAGPQSALDPAGPIAQAQLDLFNWSLWLSALVMIGTFGVLAYVILRYRRGQRTDIPEQSHGNPKLEIALTIVPVIIVVMVAVPTVRTIFATEARVTPTEEDLVVKVTGYQWWWKFEYPEYGITTANELRLPTDRRVVLQLDSADVLHSFWVPRLAGKRDMIPNQGNQLTFTAPEAGTYYGQCAELCLGAHAYMKFRVISEEPAAFEAWADTFDIDGAQRVQADPQVQRGHQLFAQKGCTTCHRVDGYRGTTEVGTPEFPDLTNFGTRTTLGAAILPNTQENLEAWLRDPDDLKPGNYMPALWSEDDPDADEEIAAVAAYLLSLGTPDETEARAFVGGTHGDR, encoded by the coding sequence ATGACGAGGTGGTTCCGATCGGCGCTGGTGCCGATCCTCGCGGCGCTGCTGCTGTCCGGATGCGACTTCGCCGGACCGCAGTCCGCCCTCGACCCCGCCGGCCCGATCGCGCAGGCGCAACTCGACCTGTTCAACTGGTCGTTGTGGCTGAGCGCCCTGGTGATGATCGGGACGTTCGGCGTGCTCGCGTACGTGATCCTGCGCTACCGGCGCGGGCAGCGGACCGACATCCCCGAGCAGAGCCACGGCAACCCGAAGCTGGAGATCGCCCTGACGATCGTGCCGGTCATCATCGTCGTGATGGTCGCGGTGCCGACCGTCCGCACGATCTTCGCCACCGAAGCACGGGTCACCCCCACCGAAGAGGACCTCGTCGTGAAGGTGACCGGGTACCAGTGGTGGTGGAAGTTCGAGTACCCCGAGTACGGCATCACGACCGCCAACGAACTGCGCTTGCCGACCGATCGGCGCGTCGTGCTGCAGCTCGATTCCGCCGACGTGCTGCACAGCTTCTGGGTGCCGCGCCTCGCGGGGAAGCGGGACATGATCCCGAACCAGGGCAACCAACTGACGTTCACCGCGCCGGAGGCCGGCACGTACTACGGGCAGTGCGCCGAGCTGTGCCTGGGGGCGCACGCCTACATGAAGTTCCGCGTCATCTCCGAGGAGCCCGCCGCCTTCGAGGCGTGGGCCGACACGTTCGACATCGACGGCGCCCAGCGGGTGCAGGCCGACCCGCAGGTCCAGCGTGGGCACCAACTGTTCGCCCAGAAGGGCTGCACGACGTGCCACCGCGTCGACGGCTACCGCGGCACGACCGAGGTCGGCACCCCCGAATTCCCCGACCTGACGAACTTCGGCACCCGCACGACGCTCGGCGCGGCGATCCTGCCCAACACGCAGGAGAACCTCGAGGCGTGGTTGCGCGACCCCGACGACCTCAAACCGGGGAACTACATGCCGGCCCTCTGGTCGGAGGACGATCCCGACGCGGACGAGGAGATCGCCGCGGTGGCGGCGTACCTGTTGAGCCTCGGGACGCCGGACGAGACCGAAGCACGCGCATTCGTTGGAGGCACCCATGGCGATCGGTAG